From the Kitasatospora atroaurantiaca genome, the window CAGCGGCAGAGCCAGGACCAGAGCGCGGCCGGGAGCACGATGCCCCACCCGGCGAGCAGCGGTGACGGTTCCACCCGGCGCGGCGTCACCCCGGGGCCGTCCGGCATGGGGGGCATCAGCTGCTCGGCCAGGTCCGGCCGCTCGGGCGCCCGGTAGCCGTACCTGGCCAGGCCGCGCTGCCAGGCGGAGCGCACCGGCCCGGCCTCGCGCGGCGCCGGTACGACGGACTCCGCCGTCGGCCCGTCGGCCGTGCCCACGCTCAGCAGACCCACGCCACCCTGCTCGGTGTGGTCCACGCCAGTAGGCGTCTCAGGTGCCATGTCGCCGCTCACCCGCCACATCGTAGGGGCGGCTCATGAGCGGGCAATGCTCTCCTCGCAAGCTGCCCGGTTCGTCACCATTGCCCAGGCACCCCCGCGCTTCTTCCGGTCGCCTCCGGGGGCTCTGACCCGGCGCCGGCGCTCCTCGCTCCGGCGCTCCCTCCTTCGTCGGTCTCTTGTCGCTCGTCACTTTCGGCACCGGCGCCCCCTGCGGCTCTTGCTTGCTGCGAGGATGGGCCCGTGACAGGTGTACTCGTACTCGCAGGGACCCCCATCGGCGACGTCTCGGACGCCCCGCCCCGGCTGCTCACCGAACTGGCCTCGGCGGACGTGATCGCGGCCGAGGACACCCGGCGGCTGCGCCGCCTCACCCAGGCGCTCGGAGTGACCCCGGTGGGCCGGGTGGTCTCCTACTTCGAGGGCAACGAGGTGGCCCGCACCCCGGAGCTGATCGAAGCGCTGCTCGGCGGGGCGCGCGTGCTGCTGGTGACCGACGCCGGGATGCCCTCGGTCTCCGACCCCGGCTACCGGCTGGTGGACGCGGCCGTCGCGGCCGACATCAAGGTCACCGCCGTGCCCGGCCCCTCCGCCGTGCTCACCGCACTGGCCCTCTCCGGGCTGCCGGTGGACCGCTTCACCTTCGAGGGCTTCCTGCCGCGCAAGACCGGTGACCGCGCCCGCCAGCTCGCCGAGGTCGCCGCCGAGCCCCGCACCATGGTCTTCTTCGAGGCCCCGCACCGGATCGCCGAGGCCCTCGCCGCGATGGCCGAGGCCTTCGGCCCCGAGCGCCCCGCCGCCGTCTGCCGCGAACTGACCAAGACGTACGAGGAGGTCAAGCGCGGCCCGCTCGGTGAGCTCGCCGCGTGGGCGGCCGGCGGCGTCAAGGGCGAGATCACCGTCGTCGTCGCGGGCGCCCCGCCGGCCGCTCCGCAGTCGCTGACCCCCGAGGAGCTGGCCCGCCGGGTCGCCGTCCGCGAGGAGGCGGGGGAGCGCCGCAAGGAGGCCATCGCGGCCGTCGCGGCGGAGCTGGGGCTGCCCAAGCGGGAGGTCTTCGATGCGGTCGTGGCGGCGAAGACCCGCAGTTGAGCGTGGGTGCCGGTGAGGTGGGAGACGCGTACCGTGGAGAGGAGCACTCCCTAAACGCCGGTTGAGCTGAAGCTTTGGCCCCGACTTCGTACAGGCATCCCCAATTCGCCGCCAAGTCTTGGCAAGC encodes:
- the rsmI gene encoding 16S rRNA (cytidine(1402)-2'-O)-methyltransferase, with product MTGVLVLAGTPIGDVSDAPPRLLTELASADVIAAEDTRRLRRLTQALGVTPVGRVVSYFEGNEVARTPELIEALLGGARVLLVTDAGMPSVSDPGYRLVDAAVAADIKVTAVPGPSAVLTALALSGLPVDRFTFEGFLPRKTGDRARQLAEVAAEPRTMVFFEAPHRIAEALAAMAEAFGPERPAAVCRELTKTYEEVKRGPLGELAAWAAGGVKGEITVVVAGAPPAAPQSLTPEELARRVAVREEAGERRKEAIAAVAAELGLPKREVFDAVVAAKTRS